TACGTACCGAAATTTCCCAAGAAATTCTCTGCGAAAAGGAGTCTTCATGATTCACGTGGTTGGCATGGGGCCGGGGCATCAGGATTACATCACGCCGCTGGCAAAAAGATTAATTTCACAAGCTGACGTTCTGGTTGGCTGGTCACGCCATTTAAGTGCTTACCACGAATTTCATGGTGAAAAACTGGCCATCGGCAGCGATCTGACTCAGATGGCGTTGTGGCTACAGGACAACGCTGACCGCAATATCGTGGTTCTGGCATCGGGTGAGCCGATGCTGTACGGCATTGGAAAACGTTTGATACAGGATCTTGCGCCGGAAAAGCTCAATATCGTGTCGGGTATTAGCTCCATACAGTACCTGTTTTCGCGCATCGCCGTGGATATGAACGATATCTACATCACCAGCTGTCACGGCAAACAGCCTGATTTTGATTTTATTCTGCAGCACGAAAAAGTGGCGATGGTGACCGACCACCACATGGGGCCGTATCAAATTGCCCAGCAAATCCTACGTCGTGGGGCAAAGCGGACGATGGTGATTGGCGAGAATCTCTCCTATCCCGATGAATGCATCCATATTTTGCGCCCAGAGCAGGTACAGCAGGCGTACGCAATGAACGTGGTGGCGATCCTCAATGAAAGATGATCTGTTTCTACGCGGCCATAAAGTGCCGATGACCAAAGAAGAAGTGCGTCTTGCGGCATTGGAGCGACTCAATCTGCGTACTGCCAAGCGCTTGATCGACGTTGGCGCAGGAACGGGAAGCGTCTCTTTGGAAGCCGCCCTCAGATATCCCGATCTCTCTATTACCGCCATTGAGCGCAACCCTGCGGCTCTGGCATTGATTGAAGAAAACTGCCGTCATTTTGGCTGCTCGAATATTGATATTGTGGCGGCAGATGCGCCGCTGGCGTTAGACGTACGCGCCGATGCGGTGTTTATCGGCGGCAGCGGTGGCAATCTCCCCGACATCATTGATTGGGCGCTGGCATTACTCAACGACGGCGGCAGCTTGGCGATGAATTTTATTCTGCTGGAAAACTATCAGCAGGCGTTCAGTCAACTGCAAAACCGTGCGGTGGTTGAACTAGAAAGCAGCCTGATTCAGATCTCTCGCCTCACCGCGCTGGGCAGCGGTCACTATTTCAAACCCAATAACCCTACCTATCTGATTTCCTGCCGTAAGGAGCAAACGCATGGCTGAGTCTATCGATCGCGCACAGGTCTATTTCATCGGTGCAGGGCCGGGCGATCCCGAGCTTATTACGCTAAAAGGCCATCGAATTCTATCGCAGGCGGAGGTAGTGATTTTTGCCGGATCGCTGATTAATCACGATCTGCTGAATTACTGCAAACCAGGGGCAGAATGCCACGATAGCGCAGGGCTCAACCTCCAGCAGATTATCGACCTGATGGAGCAAGGTATTCGTGCAGGAAAACTGGTCGTGCGGCTACAAACCGGCGATCTGTCGTTGTACGGATCTATCCGTGAGCAAGGAGAAGAGCTGGGCAAGTTGGGCATTGGTTTTAGTTCGGTGCCGGGTGTGAGTTCGTTCTTGGGGGCCGCTTCACAGCTGGGCGTGGAATATACGGTGCCCGAGGTTTCCCAAAGTTTGGTGATCACCCGCATGTCTGGGCGCACCCCAACGCCTGAGCGTGAGTCATTAGAATCCTTTGCCGCGCACCAAACGTCGATGGCGATTTTCCTTTCGGTACAAGATATTGACGACGTTGTGAAGCGCCTGCTGAGCGGCGGCTATCCAGCCACCACGCCGGTGGCGGTAGTCTATAAAGCGACTTGGCCAGATCACCAAACGGTGCGCGGCACCTTGGACACCATCGCACCTTTAGTACGCAACGCCGGTATTCGAAAAACGGCGCTGATTTTAGTGGGCGCTTTCCTTGGTGATGAATACCACTATTCCAAGCTGTATGACGCGGGTTTCAGCCATGAATACCGCCAGGCCTGAGCCGATAAAGGTGGGATCGCTGGCGCTATTTTGCCTGACGCCGGGCGGCGTTCGCTTGGCACAGCGCCTGCGTCCTTTGCTGCCGCAGCTATCTACCGCCAGCGCATGCTTTACCAGTGAAAATTTGCTACAGGTGGGTTTCACACCGTTTAGCGGATCCTTTGCCGAAACGATGGCGCAGGCGTTTAAACGCTTTGATGCGCTGGTGGTGATCGGCGCAACGGGGATCGTGGTGCGGGTGATCGCGCCGCTGTTACAGGACAAATTAACCGATCCTGCGGTAGTGGTGCTTGATGAACGCGGCGAGCATGCGATCAGTTTACTTTCAGGACATATGGGTGGCGCGAATCGGCTCACTCAGCAGATCGCCGAGTTGATTAACGCCGATCCAGTGATCACGACCTCGACCGACGTAAACGGCGTTGCTGCGCTGGATCTATTGGCGCAGAAGCTCGATGCGGAGATCGCGGATTTTCGGCGTGCGGTGAAAAGCGTGAACCAAATGCTAGTGAGCGGCGATCGCGTTGGGCTATGGCTTGATCCGCGCGCTAACGTGCAGCTCACCGAGCACGATCGACGCGGATTTATTCCCGTTGCCGATCTTCATTCATTGCCCGATCTTTCTGCGCTGGTATGCGTTAGCTATCACTCGGATCTGCCACCAAGCGCGATCCCGGTTTACCAACTGGTGCCTAAGCGCGTGGTATTGGGCGTGGGTTGCCGTAGAGATACGCCGTTTGCCACGTTGCATCCGCTGCTATTGCAGAAATTTGCCGAGCTGCATATCGATCCACTCGCGCTGCGCGCCATTGGTAGCATTACGCTGAAACAGGATGAAGCGGCGTTACAGCAGCTGGCACATTGCTATCGCGTTCCTTTTCACGTGTTTACGCCTGAAGCGCTACGCGTGCATGAACATCGCTTCCCGTGTTCGGATTTCGTGCGTCAAATCGTGGGCGTGGGCTGTGTGTCTCAGCCTGCTGCTTGTCTGCTACTCGAAGAGTACGGCGGCGGGAAAATCATTGGGGAGACGCTGCGCGAGCAGGGCGTCACCCTTACTTTGGCTCTAACCCTTCAGGAAACTCTCTGATGTTATATGTAATCGGCATTGGCCCGGGCAGTCAGTCCATGATGACGCTGGAAGCCATCGAGGCTATTCGTGACGCAGATATTATCGTGGGCTACAAAACATACACCCACTTGGTAAAAGCCCTGACCACCGATAAAGAGGTGATCAAAACGGGCATGTGTAAAGAGATTGAGCGCTGTCAGGAAGCGTTGAATCTTGCCGTACAAGGCAAAAAAGTCGCGTTGATCAGCAGCGGCGATGCGGGCATTTATGGCATGGCGGGGTTGATCCTAGAGCTGGTGACGAAGCAGAAGCTAGACGTTGAGGTCAAGCTGATTGCTGGCGTTACCGCCAGTACCGCTGCGGCATCGTTGCTGGGTGCGCCGCTGATGCACGATTTCTGTCATATCAGCCTGAGCGATCTGCTGACCCCGTGGCCGGTGATTGAACAACGCGTGATTGCCGCTGCGCAGGCTGATTTCGTTATCTGTTTCTACAATCCGCGCAGTCGTGGCCGCGCTGACCATCTTGCTCGCGCTTTTGAACTGATGCGCCCTTACACCGCCGCCAGCACGCCGGTGGGCGTGGTCAAAGCTGCGGGTCGCAAAAAGCAGGAGAAGTGGCTAACCACCTTCGGTGAGATGGATTTTGAAAATGTCGATATGACCAGTCTGGTGATTGTCGGCAATAAAACCACTTACTGTCAGGACGGCTTGATGATTACGCCGCGCGGCTATGTTTTATAACCCTATTTCCGATAGCAATGCGCACGATGCCAATGCGTCTAAAACGGCAGGCAACCCCATGCTGCACGTTTTTGGCGGTACGTCAGATGCGCGTCATATTTGTCAGCGCCTTGATGAGATGGGGCTGAATTACAGCCTCTCGGTCGCAACCGAGGCGGGACGCGAACTGGCAGGGGATATCAACGGTGAAATTATCGTTGGGCGCATGGATGCCGCGCAGATGAGCGAATGGTTGCAAGCGCGCCGGATTACGCAGGTTATTGATGCCTCACATCCTTACGCGGGCGTGTTAAGCGCCAATATCGCACACGCCTGTGCCACTCAGAACATTGCGCTGTTGCGTTATTTACGCCCTAGCGAAATTGATGCTTTAGAACATCCTTTGCTGCACAAAGTAGCGAGCGTGGAAGAGGCCTGCGTGGTTGCACATCGTTTGGGCGAGCGGGTTCTATTGACCACGGGTAGCAAACAACTGGCTGAGTTTGTGCGTTTGCTGGCGGGAAAAAACCTTTTCGCCCGCGTATTGCCGACGCCGGATGTCCTATTGCAGTGTCAGGATTTAGGGCTGGGCGTAGATAACGTACTGGCGCTGAAGGGGCCATTTAGCGCCGAAATGAATCAGGCAACGTATCAGCATTGCCAGGCTGACGTGGTGATCACCAAAGAGTCTGGCGCAGAAGGGGGATATCAGCAAAAAGTCGTTCCTTGTTTGGCGCTGAATATTCCCTGCATTGTGATTTGTCGCCCTCCCGAGCCTATGGCTGAAGGACAGATTCGAGTGAGTTCTCTGGCTGAACTTGAGCCGTATTTAGCCAACTGGTTACAGAATAAAAAGAGCCAATACCTATGAAAAAAGCCATTTTAATTATCAGTTTTGGTACCAGCTATCACGAGACGCGAGCGAAAACCATTGAGGCCTGCGAACGTCGTTTAGCGGAATCCTGTCCCGATCGCGATGCGTTTCGCGCCTTCACATCCGAGATGATTATTCGCAAGTTGGCGAAGCGAGATGGAATGCAAATCGATAACCCAAATCAGGCGCTGCAGCGTTTGGCGGAACAGGGCTATCAGGACGTTGTCATTCAGTCATTGCACATCATCAACGGCGATGAATACGAAAAAGTCGTGACTCAGGTACGCGCTCACGCAGGGATGTTTAAACGGTTGCGTATCGGCGTGCCGTTACTGAGCAGCCATGATGATTTTGAACAGTTGATCGCCGCCATGAAGTCACAGATGCCCGCTTTAGCCGAAGATGAGCGGGTGGTGTTTATGGGCCATGGCGCAACGCATCATGCCTTTGCGGCTTACGCCTGCCTCGATCACATGCTGATGAGCCACCAGATCCCCGCGATGGTGGGGGCCGTTGAGAGTTATCCCGAAATTCATCATGTGGTGACGCGTTTGCAGCAGCAAAACGTACGCCGTGTGCATTTGATGCCGCTGATGCTGGTGGCGGGCGATCACGCCATCAACGATATGGCCTCTGACGATGAGGATTCGTGGAAAACCCAGCTCGCTCTGGCCGGGATTGAAGCCACGCCGTGGCTGCAAGGGCTGGGCGAAAATCCACTTATCCAACACATGTTTGTTGAGCACCTGCACGATGTTTTACACCCAGCAGAGGAGGCAGCCTGATGAGCCACGTGAAAAAGGGAAAAGTGTGGGCGATTGCCACCGGTCCCGGCAGCAGCGACTTGATTACCGTTCGCGCAGCGCGGCAGCTCGGTGAGCTGGACGTGCTGTATGCCCCTGCGGGTCGTAAGGGGGGCGATAGTCTTGCGTTGTCTATCGTGCGTGAATTTTTATCGTCAACGCTCGACATCAAAGAGCGTCATTTCCCGATGAGCGCCGATCAAGGGGAAAAAAGCGCCGCATGGGACTGTGTTGCGCAGGAGATGCAAACCGACGCAGAGCACGGGCTTCAGGTCGGTTTTATTACGCTGGGTGACGCCATGCTGTTCAGCACGTGGGTATTTTTGCTGGAACGCCTGCGCGGACACGTGGATATCGAAATCATTCCCGGCGTGACCTCGTTTGCCTGCATTGCCGCCCGCGCCCAGTTCCCTTTGGCGATGGAGCAGCAATCCATGGCGGTGGTGGCCTGTACCGCACCAGAAGAAGAACTTGAGCAGGCGCTGCTTAACCATGAATGCGTGGTGATGATGAAAGTGTATGGCCGAGTTATTCAAATACGCGAAATGCTGCGTCGTTTGGGATTGCTCGACCATGCAATTTTAATGGCCGAAGCCTCACTGCCAAATGAGCAATGTTTCCGTCATCTCGATGAGATCCACCAAGACACCAAACTGCCGTACTTTTCGACGATTTTGGTGAATCGGGCTAGCTGAATGCCCCTATGGGTGATTAACCCCCTCCCAGCCTCCCCTTTCGCAGGGGGAGGAGCACTCCGAGGTTGCTATTAACTCTGTACAGCTCCCTCCCCTGCGAAGGGGAGGGTTGGGGTGGGGTCTTTAACTAAGGATAAAAAATGAAAAACCTCCAACAACTCCCGCTCTACGGCATGGCGCTGGCGGTTCTGCTGACGCTCGCGCCGCAAGAAGCATTTGCTATGCACATCATGGAAGGCTTTTTACCGCCTTTCTGGGCCTTGGCGTGGTGGCTGATGTTCTTGCCTTGTTTAGTGATTGGGGCAACCCGCCTTAAAGCCATCGTACGCGATGACAGCGATAAAAAAGTTCTGCTGGCGCTATGTGCGGCCTTCATCTTTGTGCTGTCGGCGCTAAAAATTCCTTCGGTGACAGGCAGCTGTTCGCATCCAACCGGCGTGGGTTTAGCCGTGATTTTGTTTGGTCCGTGGGTGGTTTCGGTGTTAGGCGCTATCGTCTTGCTGTTCCAAGCGTTGTTCTTGGCGCATGGCGGTTTGACGACGCTGGGCGCTAATGGGATGTCGATGGCGGTTATCGGGCCAATGGCGGGTTACGTGGTATGGAAATTAGCGACTCGAGCAGGCATGCGACGCGATATTGCGGTTTTCCTGTGCGCGGCGTTAGCCGATTTGGTGACCTATTTCGTGACGTCGGTGCAGTTGGGATTGGCTTTCCCCGATCCTCAACTGGGCGTTATGGCATCGGTGACCAAGTTTATGGCCATTTTCTGCCTGACGCAGGTGCCTATCGCGATTGCTGAAGGGCTGTTAACCGTGCTGATTTATGACCAATTATGCAAGCGCCAACTGATTGGCGTAAGGAGCATTTAAAATGAAAAAAACGCTGATTTTGATTTTTCTAGTGATTGCTTTGGCCGTATTGCCGTTCTTCATTAATCACGGCGGCGAGTATGGCGGTTCAGACGATCAGGCCGAAGGCGTGATTGCCCAAATGGCGCCTAGCTATAAACCGTGGTTTGAACCGTTGTATGAACCCGCAAGCGGTGAAATAGAAAGCCTGTTGTTCACGCTGCAAGGCTCCTTCGGTGCCGCGGTGATCTTCTATATCTTGGGCTATTACCGAGGGCGTCGCGTCGTTCATGCTGGAGATTGATAAGCTCTCTTATAGCAGCCGCTGGAGCCAGAAAAAACCAGAGTACAAGTTTGCGCTGTATTTGGTTTTGCTGTTGACCGCATTGTTGGGCTCTCCGTGGATCCAACTGAGCGTGCTGCTGCTTTGCGCTGGTCTCACTTGCTATCTATTACGCGTAGGCGTACGGCGCTATCTCCGCTGGCTGGCGGTGCCGTTGGCTTTTTTGTTCACCGGACTGTTGGGCGTGGTGCTGTCGTTCTCATGGCAGGCGGATACGCTGCTGTATAGCGTTCACATCGGCCATCTGGCCTTAGGCGTTGAACAGAATGGATTAACCACGGGGATGAATACGCTGTGCCGCAGTTTGGCGGCGTTATCGGCGACCTACCTCTTCGTTCTAACTACGCCTTTCAGTCAGTGGGTGCGGCTGCTCAAGCGCAGCCGTCTTCCGTTGGTATTGGTTGAACAGGTGCTGCTGACCTACCGCTTTATCTTCATTTTTATTGAGGAAGCCGCCGCTATTCATCGCGCTCAATCACTGCGTTTTGGTTATGTCTCTTTGCGCAGTGGCTACCGTTCGTTGTCGATGTTGGTCGGCATGTTGCTGTCGCGCGTGATGGAGCGGCATAAGCAGATGAGCATTGCGTTAGAAGTTAAATTGTACAACGGAGATTTTCATCTGTGAGCACTTCGGGACTCGTCACTCAGCACCTCAGTTTTCAGTATCAGGACGGAGAGACCGTGCTGCACGATCTCTCGCTGGATTTTAATCGCGGTCAGGTCACCGGTTTGTTAGGCGCGAACGGCTGCGGGAAATCCACGTTATTCATGAACCTGCTGGGAATATTGCAGCCACAGCAGGGCTGCGTGATGTGGCAGGGTGAAAAACTACGCTATGACAAACGTAGCCTACGCGCGCTGCGTCAACAGGTGGCGATGGTTTTCCAAGAGCCAGACCAGCAAATTTTTTATACCGATATCGACAGCGATATTGCCTTCAGCTTGCGCAATCTGGGCGTTGATGAAGAGACCATTCGCCATCGCACCGAACAGGCACTCACGCTGGTGGATGCGCTCGGTTTTCGCCATAAACCGGTGCAGTATTTAAGCCACGGGCAGAAAAAACGGGTGGCGATTGCAGGCGCTTTGGTGATGAATGCGGATTATCTGCTGTTGGATGAACCGACCGCCGGACTTGATCCTTCAGGCCGTCAGCAGATGATTCATATTATTCAGAAGATTGTGGCTCAGGGTAAGCACGTGGTGATCTCCAGCCACGATATTGATTTAATTTATGAAGTTTGTGATTACCTGTATGTTCTCGCGCAGGGAAAATTGGTGAGTGAGGGCCGCGAGAGCGAGGTTTTCCTACAGCGCGATATGTTGCAACGTGCGGGGTTGGTCCAGCCGTGGCTGGTGAAAATGCATCAGCAGCTGGGATTGCCGTTGTTTAAAACCGAGTATGAGCTGTTTGCTTTCAAGCCGGAATTCATGCCAGAACAGGTTAAATAGGAAGATATCATGGGTTTATCCATCATGGTGCAAGGCACCGCATCGGACGTAGGTAAAAGTGTTCTGGTCGCTGGGCTGTGTCGTATTTTCCGTCAAGACGGATACCGCGTGGCACCGTTTAAATCTCAAAATATGGCGTTGAATTCAGGGATTACCGCTGATGGCGGTGAGATGGGGCGCGCGCAGATTTTTCAGGCTGAAGCGGCGGGAATCGAACCCGATGTACGCATGAATCCGGTTTTGCTCAAGCCAACCAGCGACTGCCGTGCACAGGTGGTTCTGATGGGGAAGGTGGCCGATCAGATGGACGCCGTGACCTATCATGAATTCAAACCGCAACTGCTGGAACAGATTGCACAGGTCTATCACAGCCTAGCGGATGAAGTGGATATCATGGTGCTGGAAGGCGCAGGTAGCCCGGCGGAAATCAACCTACGCGATCGCGATATTGTGAATATGGGGATGGCCGAGAAAGTGGATGTTCCCGTCATTCTGGTGGCAGATATCGACCGTGGCGGGGTGTTTGCCTCCATCTATGGCACCTTGGCCTTGCTGGAACCTGATGAACGGGCGCGGGTAAAAGGCGTCATTATCAATAAATTTCGCGGCGATGTGAGCTTATTAACTTCGGGTTTGCGTCAGATAGAAGAACTCACCAACGTGCCCGTGATCGGCGTAATGCCGTGGATCGATGTACAACTGGAGGATGAGGACGGCGTTGCGCTGCAAAAAGGTAAGTACCGGCAGCAGGGTGCGAATTTGCTGGATATTGCGGTGATCCAAACGCCGTATATTTCTAATTTCACCGATTTCAATGCGCTTAATGCACAGCCGGATGTGCGGCTGCGCTACGTCACGCATCGTGATGAATTGGGGGAACCCGACCTGCTGATTTTACCCGGCAGTAAAAATACCTTAAGCGACCTCAGCTACTTACACGATAGCGGTCTGACGCATCAAATCTTGCTTGCGCATCAGAAAGGTACGCCGGTGCTGGGCATCTGCGGTGGTTTTCAGATGCTGGGAAGGCATATTGTTGATGGCGTAGAGTCTGGCGTTGATCAGATGTCAGGGCTGGGGTTGTTAGATTGTGAAACGAAATTTTCGCACCAGAAAATGACCACCCGCGTGATTGGCAAAGTTCAGCCCGCGTTAAGCGGTATCTTTGCCGCCTGCCAAGAACAAGCATTAGCCGGATACGAAATTCACATGGGGCACACCGAGCTTGGTGAGCAGGCGTCACCATTGACGTTATTGCAGCAACGTAACGGTGAAGACATCAATCAATGTGAGGGCGCAATTAGCCCTGATGGCTCGGTGGCCGGTACTTATATTCACGGTATTTTCGATTCAGACGATTTCACGCGCAGTTTGCTAAACGCGCTGCGAGAACGCAAAGGTTTAGCGCCGCTCGTTGGGGAAGCTTTTCAGTATCAGGCTTTCAGGGATCAACAGTTTGATCTGCTGGCTGCGGCAATGCGCCAGAATATTGATATTGACGCCGTGTATCGCCTTATGCGTGAACACGTTACTGAGCAGGTGGGCTAATGATGATTTTGATTACCGGTGGGGCGCGCAGCGGGAAAAGCACGCTGGCGGAGAAATTAGCCGCTCAACGTGGCGATAGGGTGTTATATATCGCGACTTCGGTGATAACCGATGACGAGATGGCTCAGCGGGTGCAAATCCATCGACAAACTCGCCCGTCGCAGTGGATGACGCACGAGGGCTATCGCGATCTGGGCGCCGTTGTGAGGGATAAAGGCGCAGGCTGTCACGCCATTATGCTGGAGTGCATCACGACGATGATCACCAATCTGCTGTTTGAGCAGGCGGGCAATGTGGCCGCTGAAGAGATGGATTTTGCCGCACTCGAGCAAGGCATTCACCAGCAAATCGACGCGCTGATAATGGCATGCCGCCAGAGCGATGTTCCCATTTATATCGTGACCAACGAACTTGGGATGGGCATTGTGCCGGATAACCTGCTGGCGCGACGTTTCAGAGATATTGCCGGGCGCGTCAATCAGCGGCTGGCTGCTCAGGCCCAACAGGTCTACCTCGTCATTTCAGGGATTGAAGTAAAAATAAAAGGCTGATAATTCGGTCGTTTACATTTCAACAGAGACAACCATGCAAACATTAGAACAGATCATTGCTCAGATTAAACCGCTGAACCAAGACGCGATGCGTAAAGCCCAGATAAAGCTCGATGGTTTGCTAAAACCAACGGGGAGCTTGGGGCGTTTAGAACAGTTAGCCGTGCAGCTAGCCGGTATTTTTGGCGAAGATGCGGTGAGTGTAGCGCAGAAGAAAATTATCGTGATGGCGGCAGATCATGGTGTTTTTGCAGAGGGGGTTGCGATTTCTCCGCGCGCGGTGACGGCGATTCAAGCCCAGAATATGGTGCATGGTGTGACGGGCGTTTGCGTATTGGCAAAACATGCCGGCGCTGAGGTGATGATTGTTGACGCGGGCATTGATTGCGATCCGATTCCGGGCGCGGTGGATATGCGCATGGCGCGAGGCTGTGGAAACATTGCCAAAACCGCAGCGATGAGCCGTGAGCAGGCAGAGATCCTATTGGTGAAAGCCGCAGCGCTTGCGATGCAACAGGCAGAGAACGGCGTGCGGTTGCTCGGCGTGGGTGAATTAGGAATAGCGAATACCACCCCTGCCGCCGCGATTGTCAGCGTGATGACGGATAACGATCCGGAACGCGTCGTTGGCATTGGCGCGAATTTTCCCAGCGAGCAACTACAGCACAAAGTGAACGTGGTACGCCGTGCCATTGCCTGTAATCAACCGAACGCTGACGACGGAATCGACGTTTTGGCCAAGGTGGGAGGTTTCGATTTAGCGGGTATGACCGGGTTGATGTTAGGTGCTGCGGCAGCGGGGCTGCCAGTGGTGCTTGATGGTTTTCTCTCGTACGCCTCGGCGCTGGTTGCTTGCCAGATTGCACCGCAGGTTCACGATTATTTGATCCCTTCGCATTTTTCAGCGGAAAAAGGTGCGCGTATTG
This is a stretch of genomic DNA from Hafnia alvei. It encodes these proteins:
- a CDS encoding cobalt-precorrin-7 (C(5))-methyltransferase, which gives rise to MIHVVGMGPGHQDYITPLAKRLISQADVLVGWSRHLSAYHEFHGEKLAIGSDLTQMALWLQDNADRNIVVLASGEPMLYGIGKRLIQDLAPEKLNIVSGISSIQYLFSRIAVDMNDIYITSCHGKQPDFDFILQHEKVAMVTDHHMGPYQIAQQILRRGAKRTMVIGENLSYPDECIHILRPEQVQQAYAMNVVAILNER
- a CDS encoding decarboxylating cobalt-precorrin-6B (C(15))-methyltransferase, with protein sequence MKDDLFLRGHKVPMTKEEVRLAALERLNLRTAKRLIDVGAGTGSVSLEAALRYPDLSITAIERNPAALALIEENCRHFGCSNIDIVAADAPLALDVRADAVFIGGSGGNLPDIIDWALALLNDGGSLAMNFILLENYQQAFSQLQNRAVVELESSLIQISRLTALGSGHYFKPNNPTYLISCRKEQTHG
- a CDS encoding cobalt-precorrin-4 methyltransferase, with amino-acid sequence MAESIDRAQVYFIGAGPGDPELITLKGHRILSQAEVVIFAGSLINHDLLNYCKPGAECHDSAGLNLQQIIDLMEQGIRAGKLVVRLQTGDLSLYGSIREQGEELGKLGIGFSSVPGVSSFLGAASQLGVEYTVPEVSQSLVITRMSGRTPTPERESLESFAAHQTSMAIFLSVQDIDDVVKRLLSGGYPATTPVAVVYKATWPDHQTVRGTLDTIAPLVRNAGIRKTALILVGAFLGDEYHYSKLYDAGFSHEYRQA
- a CDS encoding cobalt-precorrin 5A hydrolase: MNTARPEPIKVGSLALFCLTPGGVRLAQRLRPLLPQLSTASACFTSENLLQVGFTPFSGSFAETMAQAFKRFDALVVIGATGIVVRVIAPLLQDKLTDPAVVVLDERGEHAISLLSGHMGGANRLTQQIAELINADPVITTSTDVNGVAALDLLAQKLDAEIADFRRAVKSVNQMLVSGDRVGLWLDPRANVQLTEHDRRGFIPVADLHSLPDLSALVCVSYHSDLPPSAIPVYQLVPKRVVLGVGCRRDTPFATLHPLLLQKFAELHIDPLALRAIGSITLKQDEAALQQLAHCYRVPFHVFTPEALRVHEHRFPCSDFVRQIVGVGCVSQPAACLLLEEYGGGKIIGETLREQGVTLTLALTLQETL
- a CDS encoding precorrin-3B C(17)-methyltransferase, with the translated sequence MLYVIGIGPGSQSMMTLEAIEAIRDADIIVGYKTYTHLVKALTTDKEVIKTGMCKEIERCQEALNLAVQGKKVALISSGDAGIYGMAGLILELVTKQKLDVEVKLIAGVTASTAAASLLGAPLMHDFCHISLSDLLTPWPVIEQRVIAAAQADFVICFYNPRSRGRADHLARAFELMRPYTAASTPVGVVKAAGRKKQEKWLTTFGEMDFENVDMTSLVIVGNKTTYCQDGLMITPRGYVL
- a CDS encoding cobalt-precorrin-6A reductase; its protein translation is MLHVFGGTSDARHICQRLDEMGLNYSLSVATEAGRELAGDINGEIIVGRMDAAQMSEWLQARRITQVIDASHPYAGVLSANIAHACATQNIALLRYLRPSEIDALEHPLLHKVASVEEACVVAHRLGERVLLTTGSKQLAEFVRLLAGKNLFARVLPTPDVLLQCQDLGLGVDNVLALKGPFSAEMNQATYQHCQADVVITKESGAEGGYQQKVVPCLALNIPCIVICRPPEPMAEGQIRVSSLAELEPYLANWLQNKKSQYL
- a CDS encoding sirohydrochlorin cobaltochelatase, giving the protein MKKAILIISFGTSYHETRAKTIEACERRLAESCPDRDAFRAFTSEMIIRKLAKRDGMQIDNPNQALQRLAEQGYQDVVIQSLHIINGDEYEKVVTQVRAHAGMFKRLRIGVPLLSSHDDFEQLIAAMKSQMPALAEDERVVFMGHGATHHAFAAYACLDHMLMSHQIPAMVGAVESYPEIHHVVTRLQQQNVRRVHLMPLMLVAGDHAINDMASDDEDSWKTQLALAGIEATPWLQGLGENPLIQHMFVEHLHDVLHPAEEAA
- a CDS encoding cobalt-factor II C(20)-methyltransferase, yielding MSHVKKGKVWAIATGPGSSDLITVRAARQLGELDVLYAPAGRKGGDSLALSIVREFLSSTLDIKERHFPMSADQGEKSAAWDCVAQEMQTDAEHGLQVGFITLGDAMLFSTWVFLLERLRGHVDIEIIPGVTSFACIAARAQFPLAMEQQSMAVVACTAPEEELEQALLNHECVVMMKVYGRVIQIREMLRRLGLLDHAILMAEASLPNEQCFRHLDEIHQDTKLPYFSTILVNRAS
- a CDS encoding energy-coupling factor ABC transporter permease encodes the protein MKNLQQLPLYGMALAVLLTLAPQEAFAMHIMEGFLPPFWALAWWLMFLPCLVIGATRLKAIVRDDSDKKVLLALCAAFIFVLSALKIPSVTGSCSHPTGVGLAVILFGPWVVSVLGAIVLLFQALFLAHGGLTTLGANGMSMAVIGPMAGYVVWKLATRAGMRRDIAVFLCAALADLVTYFVTSVQLGLAFPDPQLGVMASVTKFMAIFCLTQVPIAIAEGLLTVLIYDQLCKRQLIGVRSI
- a CDS encoding energy-coupling factor ABC transporter substrate-binding protein, with product MKKTLILIFLVIALAVLPFFINHGGEYGGSDDQAEGVIAQMAPSYKPWFEPLYEPASGEIESLLFTLQGSFGAAVIFYILGYYRGRRVVHAGD
- a CDS encoding energy-coupling factor ABC transporter transmembrane protein; the encoded protein is MLEIDKLSYSSRWSQKKPEYKFALYLVLLLTALLGSPWIQLSVLLLCAGLTCYLLRVGVRRYLRWLAVPLAFLFTGLLGVVLSFSWQADTLLYSVHIGHLALGVEQNGLTTGMNTLCRSLAALSATYLFVLTTPFSQWVRLLKRSRLPLVLVEQVLLTYRFIFIFIEEAAAIHRAQSLRFGYVSLRSGYRSLSMLVGMLLSRVMERHKQMSIALEVKLYNGDFHL
- a CDS encoding ATP-binding cassette domain-containing protein, coding for MSTSGLVTQHLSFQYQDGETVLHDLSLDFNRGQVTGLLGANGCGKSTLFMNLLGILQPQQGCVMWQGEKLRYDKRSLRALRQQVAMVFQEPDQQIFYTDIDSDIAFSLRNLGVDEETIRHRTEQALTLVDALGFRHKPVQYLSHGQKKRVAIAGALVMNADYLLLDEPTAGLDPSGRQQMIHIIQKIVAQGKHVVISSHDIDLIYEVCDYLYVLAQGKLVSEGRESEVFLQRDMLQRAGLVQPWLVKMHQQLGLPLFKTEYELFAFKPEFMPEQVK